The following coding sequences lie in one Flavobacterium sp. 20NA77.7 genomic window:
- a CDS encoding uroporphyrinogen-III synthase, translating into MSNLKVKTILVSQPEPKVENSPYYELQNKLKVKVDFRPFIHVEGVSAKEVRAQKIDLNNFTAIIFTSKNSVDHFFRVAEEMRYKVPEDLKYFCQSEAIAFYLQKYVVYRKRKIYVGPKEFADLTPLIKKYKDEKFLLPNTDQLNADVPQTLDGLKVDWKQGIFYRTVMSDLSDLKDVYYDILAFFSPTGIKSLFKNFPDFKQNDTRIAVFGETTKKEALDHGLRIDIMAPAPGTPSMTGALEKYVAEVNKGK; encoded by the coding sequence ATGTCAAATTTAAAAGTGAAAACTATTTTGGTTTCACAACCAGAGCCAAAGGTGGAAAATTCCCCTTATTATGAACTACAAAACAAATTGAAGGTTAAAGTTGACTTTAGACCTTTTATTCACGTGGAAGGCGTTTCGGCAAAAGAGGTTAGGGCACAAAAAATAGATTTAAATAATTTTACTGCTATTATTTTTACAAGTAAAAATTCGGTAGACCATTTCTTTAGAGTAGCTGAAGAGATGCGCTATAAAGTACCTGAAGACTTAAAATATTTTTGTCAATCTGAAGCTATTGCTTTTTATCTTCAAAAATATGTGGTGTATAGAAAACGTAAAATTTATGTGGGGCCAAAAGAATTTGCAGATTTAACACCTTTAATTAAAAAATATAAAGACGAAAAATTCTTATTACCAAATACGGACCAATTAAATGCAGATGTTCCTCAAACATTAGACGGCCTAAAAGTAGATTGGAAACAAGGTATATTTTACAGAACCGTAATGAGTGATTTATCTGATTTAAAAGATGTTTATTATGATATTTTAGCGTTTTTTAGTCCGACAGGAATTAAATCTTTGTTTAAGAATTTTCCAGATTTTAAACAAAACGACACAAGAATTGCTGTTTTTGGAGAAACAACTAAAAAAGAAGCTTTAGATCACGGTCTTCGCATTGACATTATGGCTCCAGCTCCAGGTACACCATCAATGACAGGTGCTCTTGAAAAATATGTTGCAGAAGTAAATAAAGGAAAATAA
- a CDS encoding DUF4271 domain-containing protein — MNVVLLSERILISKDWATVLFILALVIIAANKTVFEVRFNEFIKIGVSDKYHKIYKDTSNLLNWFTVSMFVIQLISFSFFILLLLSYFGYSELSNYITFIQIITFLFVFILSKFLIEKIIGNTLNAEGFVDQFNLVKVNYRAFFGLLLLPVNIILYYNHTPLQVAFYIILAVFVIYNLITYYFLIKTYQKLILGKLFYFILYLCTLEIAPYYFMYYWITKK; from the coding sequence ATGAATGTAGTACTATTAAGCGAACGAATTTTAATTAGCAAAGATTGGGCAACTGTGTTGTTTATACTAGCTTTGGTAATTATTGCCGCAAACAAAACGGTGTTTGAAGTTCGTTTTAATGAATTTATAAAAATTGGTGTTTCCGATAAATATCACAAGATTTATAAAGACACCAGTAATTTATTAAACTGGTTTACGGTTTCTATGTTTGTTATTCAACTTATTTCATTTTCATTCTTCATCTTATTACTTTTAAGCTATTTTGGGTATTCAGAACTTTCAAATTACATTACATTCATTCAAATTATTACCTTTTTATTTGTTTTTATTTTATCTAAATTCTTAATTGAAAAAATCATTGGGAACACATTAAATGCAGAAGGATTTGTAGATCAATTTAATTTGGTAAAAGTAAATTATAGAGCTTTTTTTGGATTACTATTATTACCTGTTAATATTATTTTATACTACAATCACACTCCTTTACAAGTTGCATTTTATATTATTTTGGCTGTTTTTGTCATATATAACCTCATCACGTATTATTTTTTAATTAAGACCTATCAAAAATTAATCTTAGGCAAATTATTTTATTTTATTTTGTATCTTTGCACCCTTGAAATAGCACCATATTATTTCATGTATTATTGGATAACAAAAAAATAG
- a CDS encoding polyprenol monophosphomannose synthase, whose protein sequence is MSAGIVIIPTYNEIENIERIIHAVFQLPSTFHVLIVDDNSPDGTASKVKELQKQYTDKLFLEVREKKAGLGTAYVHGFKWALQHDYPFIYEMDADFSHNPTDLEKLYTTCQNGADLAIGSRYSQGVNVVNWPLSRVLLSYFASVYVRLITGMKIHDATAGFVCYKRQVLEVIDLNKIKFVGYAFQIEMKYRVFVKKFKIQEVPIIFTDRTLGESKMSGAIIREAVFGVLLLRIKNIFKSL, encoded by the coding sequence ATGTCCGCAGGAATTGTAATTATCCCCACGTATAATGAAATTGAAAACATAGAACGCATTATCCATGCGGTGTTTCAGTTGCCCTCTACCTTTCATGTATTAATTGTAGATGACAATTCGCCAGATGGCACAGCTTCAAAAGTTAAAGAATTACAAAAACAGTATACGGACAAACTTTTTTTAGAAGTTAGAGAAAAGAAAGCAGGTTTAGGAACGGCTTATGTGCATGGTTTTAAATGGGCTTTGCAACATGATTATCCGTTTATTTATGAGATGGATGCCGATTTTTCACATAATCCAACTGATTTAGAAAAATTATACACTACTTGTCAAAATGGAGCTGATTTAGCCATTGGGTCAAGGTATTCACAAGGTGTAAATGTGGTCAATTGGCCCCTAAGTAGAGTATTGCTTTCTTATTTTGCTTCGGTATATGTGCGTTTGATAACAGGTATGAAAATTCATGACGCTACGGCTGGCTTTGTTTGTTACAAAAGACAAGTACTAGAAGTGATTGATTTAAATAAAATAAAATTTGTAGGCTACGCGTTTCAAATTGAAATGAAATACCGCGTTTTTGTCAAGAAATTTAAAATACAAGAAGTACCTATTATTTTTACAGACCGCACATTAGGCGAGTCTAAAATGAGTGGAGCTATTATAAGAGAAGCCGTGTTTGGCGTGTTACTATTACGCATAAAAAATATTTTTAAAAGTTTATAA
- a CDS encoding dihydroorotase, with amino-acid sequence MSTFLIKNAKIVNEGKTFEGDVLIEDELITQIDTSISAKPNYTVLDAEGSYLLPGAIDDQVHFREPGLTHKGTIASESRAAVAGGITSFIEQPNTVPNAVTQELLEDKYQIAATSSYANYSFMMGGTNDNLEEILKTNPRNVAGLKLFLGSSTGNMLVDDQETLEKIFSSTKLLIAVHCEDEGTIKANLAAYTAEFGEDIPVTKHHLIRSEEACYLSSSKAIELAKKTGARLHVFHLSTAKEMELFTNKIPLEEKQITAEVCIHHLWFTDEDYATKGNFIKWNPAVKTAKDKDALWKALLNDTIDVIATDHAPHTLEEKNQKYTKAPSGGPLVQHALVALFEAHYQGKISVEKIVEKFCHNPAKIFKIEKRGFIREGYYADLVLVQPQQPWTVKKENILYKCGWSPFEGVNFKARISHTFVNGKLVYQNGKVKEVVAGKRLLFDREK; translated from the coding sequence ATGAGTACCTTTTTAATTAAAAATGCTAAGATTGTAAATGAAGGCAAAACCTTCGAAGGTGATGTATTAATTGAAGATGAACTAATTACTCAAATTGACACAAGCATTAGCGCAAAACCCAATTATACGGTTTTAGACGCAGAAGGGAGTTATTTATTGCCAGGTGCGATAGACGACCAAGTGCATTTTAGAGAACCTGGGTTAACACACAAAGGGACAATCGCTTCGGAAAGTAGAGCAGCCGTGGCAGGTGGAATTACTTCATTTATTGAGCAACCTAATACAGTTCCAAATGCTGTAACGCAAGAATTATTAGAAGACAAGTATCAAATAGCTGCGACATCTTCTTATGCAAATTATTCGTTTATGATGGGCGGGACTAACGATAATTTGGAAGAAATTCTCAAAACAAACCCTAGAAACGTTGCGGGCTTGAAGTTGTTTTTAGGCTCGTCAACAGGAAATATGTTGGTTGATGATCAAGAAACGTTAGAAAAAATATTTTCGTCAACAAAGCTTCTCATTGCGGTACATTGTGAAGACGAAGGTACAATTAAAGCTAATTTAGCCGCCTATACAGCAGAATTTGGCGAAGATATTCCTGTAACAAAACACCATTTAATTAGAAGCGAAGAAGCATGTTACTTATCTTCATCAAAAGCCATTGAATTAGCTAAAAAAACAGGTGCGCGTTTGCATGTTTTTCATTTGTCAACTGCAAAAGAAATGGAATTGTTTACCAATAAAATTCCGTTAGAAGAAAAACAAATTACGGCCGAAGTATGCATACATCATCTGTGGTTTACAGACGAAGATTATGCAACAAAAGGTAATTTTATTAAGTGGAATCCAGCGGTAAAAACAGCAAAAGACAAAGACGCTCTTTGGAAAGCATTGTTGAATGACACCATTGATGTCATTGCAACAGATCATGCACCACATACGTTGGAAGAAAAAAATCAAAAATACACAAAAGCACCTTCGGGAGGACCATTAGTGCAACATGCTTTAGTTGCATTATTTGAAGCGCATTATCAAGGGAAAATTTCGGTTGAAAAAATAGTAGAAAAATTTTGCCATAATCCAGCAAAAATTTTCAAAATAGAAAAAAGAGGTTTCATTCGAGAAGGCTATTATGCCGATTTAGTTTTGGTACAACCGCAACAACCTTGGACCGTTAAAAAAGAAAATATTTTATATAAATGTGGTTGGTCGCCATTTGAAGGAGTTAATTTTAAAGCACGTATTTCGCATACCTTTGTAAATGGCAAATTAGTGTATCAAAACGGAAAAGTTAAAGAAGTAGTAGCAGGTAAAAGATTGCTTTTTGATAGAGAGAAATAA
- a CDS encoding DUF4296 domain-containing protein produces MNKTVWIVSVILLFSCTSNPVSKPKNLLDEDTMVAIMYDVAVLQAASANAPDQLHQKGIDAKNFIYKKYKIDSATYHQNSRYYAGDVKHYKKMYKKVLERLEQTPTTKQ; encoded by the coding sequence ATGAATAAAACAGTCTGGATAGTTAGCGTTATTTTATTGTTTTCATGCACAAGCAATCCTGTGTCAAAACCCAAAAATTTACTTGATGAAGACACCATGGTTGCTATCATGTATGATGTAGCCGTACTTCAAGCAGCATCAGCAAATGCACCAGACCAATTACACCAAAAAGGGATTGACGCCAAAAATTTTATTTATAAAAAATACAAAATTGATAGCGCTACCTATCATCAAAACAGCCGTTATTATGCAGGCGATGTAAAACACTACAAAAAAATGTATAAAAAAGTATTGGAACGTTTAGAGCAAACTCCAACTACAAAACAATGA
- a CDS encoding NAD-dependent epimerase/dehydratase family protein produces the protein MILVTGATGLVGFHLLLELTKEGKAVRAIYRNAAKKEHVYNLFATQGLTASFEKIEWVEADILDIPKLEEAFQGVTQVYHCAALISFDPKDESALYQTNIIGTANVVNLCLAHDVEKLCHVSSIATLGAGNTANWCVTEETERNMELIHSDYSITKYGAELEVWRGQQEGLNVVVVNPGVIFGDGFYTSGSSLFFSKIKKGMSFYTQGTVGIVAVEDVVKSMLAAMNSNSTGERFIVVAENWTYKELFDTLATALQVKKPTIEAKPWLTSLLWKVDWFLGTFFAKKRLLTHATALALYDKSYLDSGKLQATFSFSFLPMKHYLTALAEKHR, from the coding sequence ATGATTTTAGTTACAGGCGCTACGGGTTTAGTTGGGTTTCATTTACTTCTTGAGTTGACCAAAGAAGGTAAAGCTGTACGTGCCATTTACCGCAATGCTGCTAAAAAAGAACATGTTTATAATTTGTTTGCTACGCAAGGCTTAACGGCATCTTTTGAAAAAATAGAGTGGGTAGAAGCTGATATTTTAGACATCCCTAAACTAGAAGAAGCGTTTCAAGGAGTAACGCAGGTGTATCATTGTGCGGCACTGATTTCTTTTGACCCTAAAGACGAAAGCGCGTTGTATCAAACGAATATTATTGGCACGGCAAATGTGGTAAATTTGTGTTTGGCTCACGATGTAGAAAAATTATGCCATGTGAGTTCTATTGCTACGCTTGGCGCGGGCAACACTGCAAACTGGTGTGTTACTGAGGAGACTGAACGAAATATGGAGCTCATTCACAGTGATTACTCCATTACGAAATATGGTGCCGAACTAGAAGTTTGGCGAGGCCAACAAGAAGGTTTAAACGTAGTGGTAGTCAATCCCGGAGTTATTTTTGGTGATGGGTTTTATACTTCGGGGAGTAGTTTATTTTTTTCTAAGATAAAAAAAGGTATGTCTTTTTATACGCAAGGAACTGTAGGCATTGTTGCGGTGGAAGATGTAGTAAAAAGTATGTTGGCCGCAATGAACAGCAATAGTACTGGCGAACGTTTTATTGTGGTAGCTGAAAACTGGACCTACAAAGAACTTTTTGATACGTTAGCTACTGCGCTTCAGGTTAAAAAGCCAACTATAGAAGCAAAACCTTGGTTAACGAGTTTGCTATGGAAAGTGGATTGGTTTTTAGGAACTTTTTTTGCCAAAAAACGACTCTTGACACATGCTACAGCCTTAGCGTTATACGATAAAAGCTATTTGGATTCAGGGAAATTGCAAGCTACTTTTTCGTTTTCTTTTTTGCCAATGAAACACTACCTAACGGCATTAGCTGAAAAACATCGGTAA
- a CDS encoding DUF262 domain-containing protein, whose translation MIEEENNIENLTEEINDDYVNDDLYNINSWGADYSFRELISMYDDGDLEKPELQRKYVWGKPEASRFIDSVLLGLPIPSIFLAKTHDNKMLIIDGYQRLMTIYDYMRGIWSGDNKIFRLSNIPEKINNRWRNKAFTELSDTEQRKIKTTTIHAIIFEQKSPIDGDTSLYQIFERINTSGRTLMPQEIRNCVYQGKFNSLLFELNINLQWRHLFGSELEDPRMRDLEFILRYFSLNTDFIRNYPKSNISLKKYLNEFMGSKINNTDDAISHFRNDFSQTINSVYNTFGDNAFYNVQSTDLTTIRKRFYPTIFDAIMISTSIAIKQGVDVSTSSEKRRLNLLKDINFRKYISEGTMQTEHINGRINLALNYLYDL comes from the coding sequence ATGATTGAAGAAGAAAATAATATTGAAAATTTAACAGAAGAAATAAACGATGATTATGTAAATGATGATTTATATAATATTAATTCTTGGGGTGCAGATTATTCATTTCGAGAATTAATCTCAATGTATGATGACGGTGATTTAGAAAAACCAGAATTACAAAGAAAATATGTTTGGGGTAAACCAGAAGCAAGTAGATTTATAGATTCTGTTCTTCTTGGGCTCCCAATTCCGAGTATATTTCTCGCAAAAACTCACGATAATAAGATGTTAATTATTGACGGTTACCAAAGGTTAATGACTATTTATGATTATATGAGAGGAATATGGTCAGGTGATAATAAAATATTTCGATTATCAAATATTCCTGAAAAAATAAATAATCGTTGGAGAAATAAAGCATTTACGGAGTTATCTGATACAGAACAAAGGAAAATTAAAACGACAACAATTCACGCAATAATTTTTGAACAGAAATCACCAATTGATGGTGACACAAGTTTGTATCAAATTTTTGAGAGAATTAATACAAGTGGAAGAACTTTAATGCCACAAGAAATTAGAAACTGTGTTTATCAGGGCAAATTTAACTCATTACTTTTTGAGTTAAACATTAATTTACAATGGAGACACTTATTTGGTAGTGAATTAGAAGACCCAAGAATGAGAGATTTAGAATTCATTTTAAGATATTTCAGTTTAAATACTGATTTTATAAGAAATTATCCAAAATCAAACATTTCGTTAAAAAAGTACTTAAATGAGTTTATGGGTAGCAAAATTAATAATACTGATGATGCAATAAGTCATTTTAGAAATGATTTTTCGCAAACAATTAACAGTGTTTACAATACTTTTGGAGATAATGCTTTTTATAATGTTCAATCTACAGATTTAACGACAATTAGAAAAAGATTTTATCCTACAATTTTTGATGCTATTATGATTTCTACATCAATTGCAATTAAACAAGGTGTTGATGTTTCAACTTCAAGTGAAAAAAGAAGATTAAATTTACTAAAAGACATAAATTTTAGAAAGTATATTTCTGAAGGAACTATGCAAACAGAACATATTAATGGAAGAATAAATCTTGCTTTAAACTATTTATACGATTTATAA
- a CDS encoding HEPN domain-containing protein, protein MNNLVAKQSIDDCSLEMEEIQKIIDVFGQSHSIVPYLTNYAIVKCCGTIENTFKAILSDFHNTLPIQAKNYIETTFTNSSMNPSKENICKSLKRFDENWNTEFKHKLDLEPNKSQIDSSLKSLNDARNEFAHGGYPRVSFGSVKTYFHDSKKIIEIIDDVVK, encoded by the coding sequence ATGAATAATTTAGTTGCAAAACAAAGCATTGACGATTGTAGTCTGGAAATGGAAGAGATTCAAAAAATTATTGATGTTTTTGGTCAATCACATTCTATTGTTCCATATTTAACAAATTATGCAATAGTAAAGTGTTGCGGAACTATAGAAAACACATTCAAAGCAATTTTATCTGACTTCCATAACACATTACCTATCCAAGCAAAAAATTACATAGAAACAACTTTTACAAACAGTTCTATGAATCCAAGTAAGGAAAACATCTGTAAAAGTTTAAAAAGATTTGATGAAAATTGGAATACTGAATTTAAACATAAACTTGATTTAGAGCCGAACAAATCGCAAATTGATAGTTCACTAAAATCATTAAATGATGCTAGAAATGAATTCGCACACGGAGGATATCCTAGAGTTTCATTTGGTAGTGTAAAAACATATTTTCACGATTCAAAAAAAATAATTGAAATAATAGACGATGTTGTTAAATAA
- the asnS gene encoding asparagine--tRNA ligase, giving the protein MSHIKIVDLVNNTKTLQEVTAKGWVRTFRNNQFIALNDGSTIQNIQCVVDFENTPEEILKRITTGAAVCVKGTLVESQGAGQKVEIQVSKIEILGDSDAEKFPMQPKRHSLEFLRENAHLRVRTNTFAAVMRVRSALSFAVHSYFQQKGFFYVNTPIITGSDAEGAGEMFQVSALPFDNTPRTEEGKVNYKEDFFGKQTNLTVSGQLEAETYAMALGQVYTFGPTFRAENSNTSRHLAEFWMIEPEVAFNDLDANMDLAEDFIKYVVNYAVDNCTDDLKFLEDRLAQEEKQKPQAERSEITLLEKLNFILENNFKRVSYTEAIDILKNSKPNKNKKFQYLIEEWGADLQSEHERFLVEKHFKCPVILFDYPAKIKAFYMRLNEDGKTVRAMDILFPGIGEIVGGSQREERLDVLVEKMKALGIDEEELWWYLDTRRFGSAVHSGFGLGFERLVLFVTGMTNIRDVIPFPRTPQNAEF; this is encoded by the coding sequence ATGAGCCACATTAAAATTGTTGATTTAGTAAACAACACTAAAACGTTGCAGGAAGTAACCGCTAAAGGGTGGGTGCGTACATTTAGAAATAACCAATTCATAGCGTTGAACGATGGTTCAACCATACAAAATATACAGTGTGTCGTAGATTTTGAAAACACACCAGAAGAAATTTTAAAACGCATCACTACAGGTGCCGCTGTTTGTGTAAAAGGGACGCTAGTAGAAAGTCAAGGTGCTGGGCAAAAAGTAGAAATACAAGTATCAAAAATTGAAATTCTAGGCGACTCAGATGCCGAGAAATTTCCGATGCAACCCAAACGTCATTCGCTGGAGTTTTTAAGAGAAAATGCCCATTTACGTGTGCGAACCAATACTTTTGCTGCTGTAATGCGTGTGCGTTCGGCATTATCATTTGCGGTGCATAGCTATTTTCAGCAAAAAGGTTTTTTCTATGTCAACACACCCATTATTACAGGTTCAGATGCAGAAGGAGCAGGCGAAATGTTTCAAGTAAGCGCCTTGCCTTTTGACAATACACCTCGTACCGAAGAGGGAAAAGTAAACTACAAAGAAGATTTTTTTGGCAAACAAACCAACTTAACCGTTTCAGGTCAGTTAGAAGCTGAAACCTATGCCATGGCATTGGGTCAGGTGTATACGTTTGGGCCGACATTTAGAGCGGAAAATTCAAACACCTCACGTCACTTAGCAGAATTTTGGATGATTGAGCCCGAAGTAGCTTTTAATGATTTAGACGCTAACATGGATTTGGCTGAAGATTTTATTAAGTATGTGGTTAACTATGCCGTGGATAATTGTACAGATGATTTGAAATTTTTAGAGGATAGATTAGCACAAGAAGAAAAACAAAAACCACAAGCCGAGCGTAGCGAAATAACCTTGCTTGAAAAATTAAATTTTATCTTAGAAAATAACTTTAAACGTGTTTCGTACACCGAAGCTATTGATATTCTTAAAAATAGCAAACCAAATAAAAACAAAAAATTCCAATACCTTATTGAGGAATGGGGTGCCGATTTACAAAGTGAGCACGAGCGTTTCTTAGTAGAAAAACATTTTAAATGTCCGGTAATTTTATTTGATTATCCAGCAAAAATAAAAGCATTTTATATGCGTTTAAATGAAGATGGAAAAACTGTACGTGCTATGGATATTTTATTCCCAGGCATCGGCGAAATCGTAGGAGGTTCACAAAGAGAAGAACGTTTAGACGTCTTGGTTGAAAAAATGAAGGCTCTAGGTATAGATGAAGAAGAATTATGGTGGTATTTAGACACAAGAAGATTTGGTTCGGCAGTTCACTCAGGTTTCGGATTAGGTTTTGAGCGTTTGGTATTGTTTGTTACAGGTATGACAAATATTAGAGACGTAATTCCATTCCCGAGAACACCACAAAACGCAGAATTCTAA